A region from the Gemmatimonadaceae bacterium genome encodes:
- a CDS encoding ABC transporter permease, whose translation MRRLFRLAVRTARTARDDADEELAAFLDARVADLIARGRTEHDARGEALSRLGGSTLSEARRRLHQSAVRRERRMNWRDRLDSIAQDLRFGARQLARAPGVTTIAVLTLAIGVGANSAIFAVVNSVLLRPLPVPRPNELVAIGKTTAIDGHTSGAPRGDLLSLPLYLDLARDHRFVSGLAASGTAGRLDVRFGDGSGSSSSSGTSDEHPNGRFISGNYFTVLGVPAERGRVFDSDEDGAAGSSPVAVISDSYWRRRFGQAPDIVGRSLAVDGATVTIVGVARQGFAGDVVERPTEIWLPISMQPILQPHTAPIADRGTSWLLLLGRRARGVTLAQADAGFTTLIRASLVANAKSAIEVARATHAPILVTSGAQGFSAARVTFRSALLALQFGAALLLLIVCTNLANLLGARALGRRTEMSVRLALGAGRARVIRQLTTESALLALLGAAAGIVFARWGSAALVRAAATSDSPAAIASGTDGAVLGFALGISIIAVLGFGLLPALRVSRIDLISSLRGGGRAVVGAGRVGRVPVGALLVPAQVMLCVVLLTAAALLVRSLASVEATDPGLDRDHLVLAQVNVSRRAMNAEQFIAFAREVSDRVSTVPGVRAVTYSQNGLYIGNDGSAVVAVPGFSGRTAEDSSINYDLVGPGYVRAVGGRLLRGRDIDVHDDAKSPSVAVLNESAARFYFGGKDPVGRAIYFDPKVPTTIVGVIADIRDHSLTAPVERRAYAPYVQQIDGSSNPLLALEIRTAGDPAGLVSEIRRTIAALDRALPQSDVTPLTLAMRGTIRQQRLVATLATVFGGAALLLAIVGLYGVMSYAVARRTAEIGLRGALGADRTTVLRLVLGDGLRLAGTGVVVGVPLALLAARALRAQLRVPATDPVSLGAAVLAIVACAVGATLIPAVRATRVSPVVALTHEA comes from the coding sequence GTGCGGCGTCTATTCCGCCTGGCCGTGCGTACCGCGCGCACCGCGCGCGACGACGCGGACGAAGAGCTCGCGGCGTTTCTCGACGCGCGCGTCGCCGATCTGATCGCTCGCGGACGCACTGAACACGACGCACGTGGCGAGGCCCTTTCGCGGCTCGGCGGATCAACCTTAAGCGAGGCGCGTCGCCGGCTGCATCAGTCGGCGGTGCGCCGGGAGCGACGGATGAATTGGCGTGATCGGCTCGACAGCATCGCGCAGGATCTGCGGTTCGGTGCGCGGCAATTGGCGCGGGCGCCAGGAGTCACGACCATCGCCGTGCTGACGCTGGCCATCGGTGTGGGCGCGAACAGCGCGATCTTCGCCGTCGTCAATTCGGTGCTGCTTCGCCCGCTGCCTGTTCCAAGGCCCAATGAGCTCGTGGCGATCGGCAAGACCACCGCCATCGACGGACACACGTCCGGCGCGCCGCGCGGCGATCTGTTATCGCTGCCGCTGTACCTCGACCTGGCGCGCGACCATCGCTTCGTGAGCGGACTTGCCGCATCGGGTACCGCTGGTCGGCTCGACGTACGGTTCGGCGACGGCAGCGGTAGCAGCAGTAGCAGCGGTACGAGCGATGAGCACCCGAACGGCCGATTCATCTCCGGCAACTACTTCACGGTGCTTGGCGTGCCCGCCGAACGTGGGCGCGTGTTCGATTCCGACGAAGATGGCGCGGCTGGATCGTCGCCGGTCGCGGTGATTAGCGATTCCTACTGGCGCCGCCGCTTCGGCCAGGCGCCGGACATCGTCGGCCGATCGTTGGCGGTCGATGGGGCGACGGTGACCATCGTCGGCGTCGCACGGCAAGGATTTGCCGGCGACGTCGTCGAGCGGCCCACGGAGATCTGGCTGCCGATATCGATGCAACCGATCCTCCAACCCCACACCGCGCCCATTGCGGACCGCGGCACGTCGTGGCTATTGCTCCTCGGCAGGCGTGCGCGAGGCGTCACGCTCGCGCAGGCGGATGCCGGGTTCACTACGCTGATCCGCGCATCGTTGGTGGCGAACGCCAAGTCAGCAATCGAAGTGGCACGCGCCACGCACGCGCCGATTCTCGTCACCTCCGGGGCGCAGGGATTTTCAGCGGCGCGCGTGACCTTTCGGTCCGCGCTGCTCGCGCTGCAATTCGGGGCGGCGCTGTTGCTCCTGATCGTCTGCACCAATCTCGCAAACCTGCTCGGTGCGCGGGCACTCGGCCGTCGCACGGAGATGAGCGTTCGTCTGGCGCTCGGAGCCGGGCGCGCGCGGGTCATTCGCCAGCTCACGACCGAAAGCGCGCTTCTCGCGCTGCTCGGAGCAGCGGCGGGAATCGTGTTCGCCCGCTGGGGAAGCGCGGCGCTCGTGCGGGCCGCCGCCACGAGTGACTCGCCGGCGGCGATCGCCAGCGGTACCGATGGCGCGGTGCTCGGGTTCGCGCTCGGCATTTCGATCATCGCGGTGCTGGGCTTCGGTTTGCTACCGGCGCTGCGTGTGTCGCGCATCGATCTGATCTCGTCGCTCCGCGGCGGTGGTCGCGCGGTGGTGGGCGCCGGCCGCGTCGGTCGAGTCCCCGTCGGTGCGCTGCTCGTGCCCGCGCAGGTAATGCTCTGTGTCGTTCTGCTCACCGCCGCGGCGCTGCTCGTGCGCAGCCTGGCGAGTGTAGAGGCGACGGATCCAGGGTTGGATCGCGATCATCTCGTGCTGGCGCAGGTGAACGTCAGTCGGCGGGCGATGAACGCCGAGCAGTTCATCGCATTCGCCCGCGAGGTCAGCGACCGTGTTTCGACGGTTCCCGGCGTTCGCGCGGTGACCTACTCGCAGAACGGATTGTACATCGGCAACGACGGATCCGCCGTCGTCGCCGTTCCGGGCTTCAGCGGCAGGACGGCCGAGGACAGCAGCATCAACTACGATCTCGTCGGCCCCGGATACGTGCGCGCGGTCGGTGGCCGCTTGCTGCGCGGGCGCGATATCGACGTGCACGACGACGCGAAGTCGCCGAGCGTCGCGGTCCTGAACGAGTCGGCGGCGCGGTTCTACTTCGGCGGCAAAGATCCTGTTGGACGCGCGATCTACTTCGACCCGAAAGTGCCGACGACGATCGTCGGCGTGATCGCCGACATTCGGGACCATTCGCTCACGGCGCCGGTTGAGCGCCGCGCCTACGCTCCCTACGTGCAGCAGATCGACGGGTCGAGCAATCCCCTTCTGGCGCTCGAGATTCGCACGGCGGGCGATCCCGCGGGCCTCGTCTCCGAAATTCGGCGAACGATCGCCGCTCTCGATCGCGCACTGCCGCAAAGCGATGTGACGCCGCTAACGCTCGCCATGCGCGGTACGATTCGTCAGCAGCGCCTCGTCGCCACGCTCGCAACCGTGTTCGGCGGCGCCGCGCTGCTCCTCGCGATCGTCGGGCTGTACGGTGTGATGTCATATGCGGTCGCGCGTCGAACGGCGGAGATCGGATTGCGCGGCGCGCTCGGCGCCGATCGGACAACTGTCCTCCGATTGGTGCTTGGCGACGGCCTGCGTTTGGCCGGAACCGGTGTGGTGGTCGGCGTGCCGCTCGCGCTCCTTGCGGCGCGAGCGCTGCGCGCCCAGCTGCGCGTCCCCGCGACGGATCCCGTGTCGCTCGGCGCCGCCGTTCTCGCTATCGTCGCCTGTGCGGTTGGCGCAACGCTTATTCCCGCGGTGCGCGCCACGCGAGTTTCGCCGGTGGTTGCACTCACGCACGAGGCGTGA
- a CDS encoding helix-turn-helix transcriptional regulator has product MPILKGTLDPLVLKTLSWAPMHAFEIARWLEERSAHFTIEDAALMQALHRLETRRLVSADWGVTENGRRARYYQLTEAGRAHLRAETKRLTEYTSALTAVLAARSARS; this is encoded by the coding sequence ATGCCGATCCTCAAAGGAACCCTCGATCCCCTCGTCCTCAAGACGCTCTCCTGGGCGCCGATGCACGCGTTCGAGATCGCGCGGTGGCTCGAGGAGCGTTCCGCTCACTTCACGATCGAAGACGCGGCGCTCATGCAGGCGCTTCACCGCCTCGAGACGCGGCGACTCGTCTCCGCCGACTGGGGAGTAACCGAGAACGGCCGGCGCGCGCGCTACTACCAGCTCACTGAGGCAGGCCGCGCGCATCTGCGCGCCGAGACCAAACGCCTCACCGAGTACACGAGTGCGCTCACCGCGGTGCTGGCGGCGCGCTCGGCGCGGAGCTAG
- a CDS encoding ABC transporter permease, which produces MFNSVREDVRHAWRQFAASRAFTVTTIVTLALGIGATTTMFGIERTLSEVHFDVANPATLVHVGQAADGDCAACGELATGNVASVQRSAHTLAGFAFVTRWRAVLRGNERGELLTGARVSSGFFNILGVRPMLGRVFTPTDSAEGHANVVMLAESFWRGRLGGDNTVVGRTLVIDGVPRVVVGIVPKGAVLPEGTEVWAPLVVDQTAAANRSSGDGDAFARLAAGATLDAARADIHIIGARIVSQYPADLRGVSFDAQSFADWETPSWADDLPLFVVAYMVLGAACLNLAGLLLARLTARQKEIAIRAALGANRLRLVWQLLTETMLLTIVGGVAGAGVAAIGIRVVRDLMPAFVTQAVPRWHDLHLDGRALALALVTSAFTGVAIGLLPALRFTRGGLVEDLKLDSRSASAGGKVSRIRRGLVVAEIALAVVLLGCAGLLARSVANQRAAHDGFRSDNALTFRVTAPPSAAGRPSADSLYWARLTERFGALPNVVAVSSALGLPYTAAAPTEAFEVAGRPAQLRRHESTARIVVAGDHYFSTLGISIHGGRPFDASDRANAPRVAIVDERVARIEFGAANPIGQTLVIDKTPWRIVGVAAETRPNARRPLGVTAVGEIYLPLAQRPTNALQFVVRAHADPLQVARGAMATVHDFDRDVAVTDIETFATLVENATAPYRVLTGAMIGFAAVAAAIALIGLYAIVSFLVAQRMREFGIRRALGAETAGLFRLVFGESALLAAIGVAMGVLGALGAGRVMRMALVDVSAADPVTLAAIVGTMMLVSVVAAFGPARRAAKADPMIALRTE; this is translated from the coding sequence ATGTTCAACTCCGTTCGCGAAGACGTGCGTCACGCTTGGCGCCAGTTTGCCGCAAGCCGCGCCTTTACCGTCACGACGATCGTGACTCTCGCGCTGGGCATAGGCGCGACGACGACGATGTTCGGGATCGAGCGCACGCTCTCCGAGGTGCACTTCGACGTCGCGAACCCGGCGACTCTCGTGCACGTCGGCCAAGCCGCCGATGGCGACTGTGCCGCCTGCGGGGAGTTGGCCACCGGCAACGTTGCGAGCGTGCAGCGATCGGCGCACACGCTCGCCGGCTTCGCCTTCGTCACCCGGTGGCGGGCCGTCCTGCGCGGCAATGAGCGCGGCGAGCTGCTCACGGGCGCTCGCGTCAGCTCCGGTTTCTTCAACATCCTCGGCGTACGCCCGATGCTCGGCCGCGTCTTTACGCCGACCGACAGCGCCGAAGGGCATGCCAACGTCGTCATGCTCGCCGAGTCGTTCTGGCGCGGACGGCTCGGCGGTGACAACACGGTCGTCGGCCGCACGCTCGTGATCGACGGGGTGCCGCGCGTCGTCGTCGGCATCGTCCCGAAGGGCGCGGTGCTGCCCGAGGGAACCGAGGTGTGGGCCCCGCTGGTCGTCGATCAGACTGCCGCCGCGAATCGCAGCTCCGGCGATGGCGACGCGTTCGCGCGGCTCGCCGCAGGGGCGACGCTCGACGCCGCGCGCGCGGACATCCATATCATCGGCGCGCGGATCGTTTCGCAGTATCCGGCCGATTTGCGCGGCGTATCGTTCGACGCGCAAAGCTTTGCCGATTGGGAGACGCCGTCGTGGGCGGATGATCTTCCGTTGTTCGTGGTTGCGTACATGGTGCTCGGCGCGGCGTGTCTCAATCTGGCGGGGCTGTTGCTCGCGCGTCTCACCGCGCGCCAGAAGGAGATCGCCATTCGCGCCGCGCTGGGTGCGAACCGGCTGCGGCTGGTGTGGCAACTGCTCACGGAGACGATGCTGCTCACGATCGTCGGCGGCGTTGCCGGCGCCGGCGTCGCGGCAATCGGGATACGTGTTGTGAGAGATCTCATGCCCGCGTTCGTGACGCAGGCGGTTCCGCGCTGGCACGATCTCCATCTCGACGGGCGGGCACTCGCTCTCGCTCTGGTCACGAGCGCGTTCACCGGCGTGGCGATTGGCCTGTTGCCGGCTCTGCGGTTCACTCGCGGCGGGCTGGTCGAGGATTTGAAGTTGGATTCGAGAAGCGCGTCAGCCGGGGGAAAGGTGTCGCGCATCCGTCGCGGGCTCGTCGTCGCCGAGATCGCGCTCGCGGTCGTCTTGTTGGGATGCGCGGGCCTGCTCGCGCGGAGCGTCGCCAATCAGCGCGCCGCGCACGATGGGTTCCGTTCGGACAACGCGCTCACGTTTCGCGTGACCGCTCCGCCGTCGGCCGCCGGGCGGCCCAGCGCCGACTCGCTCTATTGGGCGCGCCTCACCGAACGATTCGGCGCGCTGCCGAACGTCGTCGCCGTCTCGTCGGCGCTCGGCCTGCCGTACACGGCCGCCGCGCCGACAGAGGCGTTCGAGGTCGCGGGCCGACCGGCCCAGTTGCGTCGTCACGAAAGCACGGCACGCATCGTCGTCGCCGGCGACCATTACTTCTCCACGCTCGGCATTTCGATCCACGGCGGCCGGCCGTTCGATGCGAGCGACCGTGCCAATGCGCCGCGCGTCGCGATCGTCGACGAGCGCGTGGCGCGCATCGAGTTCGGCGCCGCCAATCCGATCGGGCAGACGCTCGTCATCGACAAGACACCCTGGCGCATCGTGGGCGTCGCCGCGGAAACGCGTCCGAACGCACGGCGGCCGCTCGGAGTGACGGCCGTGGGAGAGATTTATCTGCCACTCGCGCAGCGACCGACGAACGCGTTGCAGTTCGTCGTTCGCGCGCACGCGGACCCTCTGCAAGTGGCGCGGGGTGCGATGGCAACGGTACACGACTTCGATCGCGACGTCGCCGTGACCGACATCGAGACCTTCGCGACGCTGGTCGAGAACGCGACGGCGCCGTACCGCGTGTTGACGGGGGCGATGATCGGCTTCGCCGCGGTAGCGGCCGCGATCGCGCTCATCGGACTTTACGCCATCGTGAGCTTCCTCGTCGCGCAGCGCATGAGAGAATTCGGAATTCGGCGAGCGCTGGGCGCCGAGACCGCGGGGTTGTTCCGACTCGTATTTGGCGAAAGCGCGCTGCTCGCGGCCATCGGTGTGGCCATGGGCGTGCTGGGGGCGCTCGGGGCGGGAAGAGTGATGCGAATGGCCTTAGTGGATGTCTCGGCCGCGGATCCGGTGACGCTCGCCGCGATCGTTGGCACGATGATGCTCGTGTCGGTGGTGGCTGCATTCGGGCCGGCGAGGCGGGCGGCGAAAGCGGATCCGATGATCGCTCTGCGAACTGAGTAG
- a CDS encoding ADOP family duplicated permease: MSAPRPTGERIASRLYGIARYLVLPEWLDERMGDDLQTTFEERMASTRSMLGWCVELSHEIAGLLRAGLTARFTLDHVSHDVRFALRAMRRHRAVSTLAVLTLAVGVGASTSMYSVIDSVLLEPLPFDHPEQIVMVNPTIVDWRNNPSLSSAWQHGRFSPPEVRAWMAQQHSFQAAGAYFQTSARLLLGTGSESVPIVGVSDGFWTTLRARPAIGRLPSKNEDDSVAVVTHAFWQSHLGGDSAAIGRSLRVDDHALRVIGVLPKDFELIGVGGDLWLPLDLHGPELGNHSLKAIARLRDGETVAHAADEMTRILRGVDAVDAKHPVHTAYIVSPVSEATSAVRGPLWVLMTAAGVLLLAACASVALLLLGSGADRARELAVRQALGANKRRIVGQLLAESITLSAAGAVAGLAVAAASIRVLVATTRAGVPRIQHAAVDLHSFALAALLALATGVLAGCVPAFSLSRVDAGESLRAGATTVRTGRLQRAIVVGELALATVLLVAAGMLTRTMGELQRVNPGFDPSDAFALRLDLPFDRFYRRGVPADSSAALAGAYIGRLTDGLRTIPGVADVATTTIMPFFGGRATNTVEPEGYRPAPGEVVDVARHFVSASYFSILHVRVLQGRLFSPQDERMDAGRVMIVSDAFARHFWPDGRWISRAVGLWGATYRVVGVIGETREQNLRGDDDKFKFYVPARPDGNFPSNFLLRTNASAATLVPILRERLSKLDPDIVIGSAVPLRERMAETLADDRFRMRLMSIFSSVAALFALIGVYGVTSRSVARRRREMGLRAALGAPAGRLTIMVLQEAGAVGAAGALAGVGIAIAGSRALERMIWGVPPIDPITYGVVFGVLVSAALLAALVPARRAAAADVMQALRT; this comes from the coding sequence GTGAGCGCGCCGCGGCCGACGGGTGAGCGCATCGCGTCACGCTTGTACGGTATCGCCCGGTACCTTGTCCTCCCCGAATGGCTCGACGAGCGAATGGGTGATGACTTGCAAACCACGTTCGAGGAGCGCATGGCGTCCACCCGTTCGATGCTCGGCTGGTGCGTCGAGCTCTCGCATGAGATCGCGGGCCTCCTGCGCGCTGGCCTCACCGCCCGTTTCACCCTCGATCACGTCTCGCACGACGTGCGCTTCGCCCTGCGCGCAATGCGTCGCCATCGGGCCGTCAGCACACTCGCGGTGCTCACGCTCGCGGTCGGCGTCGGCGCAAGCACGTCGATGTACAGCGTGATCGATTCGGTGCTGCTCGAGCCACTGCCGTTCGATCACCCCGAGCAGATCGTCATGGTCAACCCCACCATCGTCGATTGGCGCAACAACCCCTCGCTCAGCAGTGCGTGGCAACACGGCCGGTTCAGCCCACCGGAAGTTCGCGCATGGATGGCGCAACAACACAGCTTCCAAGCGGCCGGGGCGTACTTTCAAACCTCGGCGCGCCTGCTTCTCGGAACAGGATCGGAGAGCGTGCCGATCGTCGGCGTCTCCGACGGATTTTGGACCACGTTGCGTGCGCGACCGGCCATTGGTCGCCTGCCGAGCAAGAACGAGGACGACTCCGTCGCCGTCGTCACCCACGCGTTCTGGCAATCTCACCTCGGCGGCGATAGCGCCGCAATCGGACGCAGTCTCCGCGTCGACGATCATGCGTTGCGCGTGATCGGGGTGTTGCCGAAAGACTTCGAGCTCATTGGCGTCGGCGGCGATCTGTGGCTGCCGCTGGACCTTCACGGGCCCGAGCTGGGCAATCATTCGCTGAAGGCCATCGCGCGCCTACGCGACGGTGAGACGGTCGCGCATGCGGCGGACGAGATGACGCGCATCCTTCGTGGTGTTGACGCTGTCGATGCGAAGCATCCCGTGCATACGGCGTACATCGTGTCCCCGGTGAGCGAGGCGACGAGCGCGGTTCGCGGTCCGCTCTGGGTCCTGATGACGGCGGCGGGGGTATTGCTCCTTGCCGCGTGCGCCAGTGTGGCGCTGCTCCTCTTGGGCAGCGGCGCCGATCGCGCGCGTGAGCTTGCCGTGCGGCAGGCGCTGGGCGCGAACAAGCGGCGCATCGTCGGCCAGTTGCTCGCGGAAAGCATCACGTTGAGCGCCGCCGGCGCGGTGGCCGGACTCGCCGTCGCGGCCGCATCGATCCGCGTCCTCGTTGCGACGACGCGTGCTGGGGTGCCGCGGATTCAACACGCGGCGGTCGATCTCCACTCGTTCGCGTTGGCGGCGCTCTTGGCGCTCGCGACGGGAGTCCTCGCCGGGTGCGTACCGGCATTCTCACTTTCACGCGTCGACGCCGGCGAGTCGCTTCGCGCCGGTGCGACGACGGTGCGAACCGGCCGCCTCCAGCGCGCGATTGTCGTCGGCGAGCTCGCATTGGCGACGGTGCTGCTCGTGGCCGCGGGAATGTTGACGCGAACGATGGGTGAGCTCCAACGCGTCAACCCGGGGTTCGATCCAAGCGACGCGTTCGCGCTCCGCTTGGATCTGCCCTTTGACCGATTCTATCGGCGCGGCGTCCCCGCCGACTCGAGTGCCGCGCTCGCCGGTGCGTATATCGGCCGGCTCACCGATGGGTTGCGCACGATCCCCGGCGTCGCCGATGTCGCGACCACGACGATCATGCCGTTCTTCGGCGGCCGCGCCACGAATACCGTCGAACCGGAAGGCTATCGTCCGGCGCCCGGAGAAGTCGTCGACGTGGCCCGCCATTTCGTGAGCGCGAGCTACTTCTCCATTCTGCACGTTCGTGTGCTGCAAGGCCGGCTGTTCTCGCCACAGGACGAACGCATGGATGCCGGGCGCGTGATGATCGTGAGCGACGCGTTCGCGCGCCACTTCTGGCCGGACGGCCGATGGATCAGCCGCGCCGTCGGACTCTGGGGCGCCACGTATCGAGTCGTCGGCGTGATCGGCGAGACGCGCGAGCAGAATCTTCGCGGGGACGACGACAAGTTCAAGTTCTATGTACCCGCGCGTCCGGACGGCAATTTCCCCAGCAACTTTCTGCTGCGCACGAACGCGTCCGCGGCGACGCTCGTCCCGATTCTTCGAGAGCGACTTTCGAAGCTCGATCCGGACATCGTCATCGGCTCGGCAGTGCCGTTGCGCGAGAGGATGGCCGAGACGCTTGCCGACGACCGCTTTCGCATGAGGCTCATGAGCATTTTCTCGAGCGTGGCCGCGCTCTTCGCGCTGATCGGTGTCTACGGCGTCACGAGTCGTTCGGTCGCGCGGCGGCGGCGCGAGATGGGGCTGCGCGCGGCCCTTGGAGCACCCGCCGGTCGTCTGACGATCATGGTGCTCCAGGAGGCCGGCGCGGTCGGCGCCGCTGGAGCGTTGGCCGGCGTCGGCATCGCGATCGCTGGGAGCCGCGCGCTGGAGCGCATGATCTGGGGTGTTCCACCTATCGATCCGATCACCTATGGCGTCGTGTTCGGTGTACTGGTCAGCGCGGCATTGCTCGCCGCACTCGTACCGGCGCGGCGCGCGGCGGCCGCCGACGTCATGCAGGCACTACGAACCTGA
- a CDS encoding PadR family transcriptional regulator yields MTKERATPRHAPLATLSYYVLLALAERPAHGWAIIKRIRELTDDASNPSSGSLYLAMARLEDDDLIVKTTAPPNEDERRGYYKLTAAGRQAAREESQRLSRLVRHARSLDLLGESR; encoded by the coding sequence ATGACCAAGGAGCGCGCCACACCACGCCACGCACCGCTCGCGACGCTGTCGTATTACGTCCTGCTCGCACTCGCCGAGCGACCGGCGCACGGATGGGCGATCATCAAGCGGATCCGCGAGCTGACGGACGACGCCTCGAACCCAAGCTCCGGTTCGTTGTATCTCGCGATGGCGCGGCTCGAAGATGATGATTTGATCGTGAAGACGACCGCGCCGCCCAACGAAGACGAGCGCCGTGGCTACTACAAGCTCACCGCCGCCGGCCGCCAGGCTGCCCGCGAGGAATCGCAGCGCTTGTCGCGCCTCGTTCGGCATGCGCGCTCCCTCGACTTGCTCGGAGAGTCGCGGTGA